A stretch of the Erpetoichthys calabaricus chromosome 3, fErpCal1.3, whole genome shotgun sequence genome encodes the following:
- the LOC114649272 gene encoding promotilin-like isoform X2, whose translation MAPGRVMVSLLLVSMLLVLVDQTEGFLSFFSPTDMKKMLEKEKLGKKSVSLQQRSEESVPGELPSAGWYIEKTEMSCPMEIGMRLTPQQIKKYGPILAEMLNQLLLEKGTAK comes from the exons ATGGCTCCTGGACGAGTGATGGTCAGTCTACTGCTGGTGTCCATGTTACTGGTGCTAGTTGACCAGACTGAAGGATTTCTCAGCTTTTTCAGCCCCACAGACATGAAGAAGATGCTG GAGAAAGAGAAATTAGGAAAGAAGTCAGTAAGCTTACAACAGCGATCAGAAGAGAGTGTACCAGGGGAGCTGCCCAGTGCTGGATGGTACATCGAGAAGACTGAA ATGAGCTGTCCAATGGAAATTGGGATGAGGTTAACCCCACAGCAGATCAAGAAATATGGACCCATTTTAGCAGAAATGTTGAATCAGCTTCTCTTGGAGAAAGGAACAG CTAAATAG